The genomic region TGGAACAAGCTATTATTGCGAAAATAGGTGAATACAACCAACTATCATTAAGAATTTCATCTTTGGACCAAAAACAAGCAAGGGGGGGAATACCACAAAGAGAAAGTGTACCTACTAAAAAAGCAGTTTTTGTAATTGGTACATGCTTTTTTAAACCTCCCATAAGAACCATATTCTGACTTTTATCTGGAGAATATCCAACAATAGCTTCCATTGAATGAATAATTGATCCGGATCCTAAAAACAACAATGCTTTTGAATAAGCATGAGTAATCAAATGAAATAAAGCGGCTCGATAAGACCCCATACCTAGAGCTAACATCATATAACCCAATTGAGACATTGTAGAATAAGCTAAACCTCTTTTAATATCTTTTTGAGCAAGAGCTAAAGTAGCTCCTAATAATACTGTTATTATACCTATTAAAGATATGAAATTCATTATGTAAGGTATGATTATAAAAAGAGGAAGAAGTCGAGCTACAAGAAAAATGCCTGCTGCTACCATAGTAGCGGCATGTATAAGAGCCGAAATGGGAGTAGGGCCTTCCATGGCATCAGGTAACCATACATGAAGGGGGAATTGTGCCGATTTCGCAACTGCACCTGCAAATAAAAGAAAGGCACACAAAGTAAGAAATAAAAAAGGAACCTCATTATTATAAATCAAGTTATTCAATATTTGGAACAAATCCCGAAATTCAAAACTACCGGTTATCCAATAAAGACCTAAAATTCCTAATAATAAACCAAAATCGCCTACACGATTCGTTACAAACGCTTTTTGACAAGCAGTCGCCGCACTAGGTCGTGTGAACCAAAAACCTATTAATAGATAAGAACACATTCCAACTAATTCCCAAAAAATATAAATTTGTATCAAATTCGAACTAGTAACTAATCCCAACATGGAAGTATTGAAAAAACTCATATAAGCAAAAAATCTCAAATATCCTTGATCATGAGACATATAATTGTCACTATAAAAAAGAACCAAAATTCCAACAGTAGTAATTAATATTAACATAATAGAAGTAAGTGGATCTATTAAGTGACCGAACTCGAAAGAAAAATCATTATTAATGGTCCAAGACCATACATATTGATAGATAAAACTTCTATTTATTTGCTGAATAGATAGATAGACCGAAAGTATCATAACTATACTTAACAAGAAAATACTAGGAAAAGCCCACATACGGCGAAGATTTTTTGTTGCCGTTGGAAAAAGTAGAAGTCCCACTCCTATTAACATAGGAACTGGAAGTGGAATGAAGGGGATAATCCATGAATATTGATATGTATATTCCATAAAAAACCTTTTTTTTTTAATTAATTCTTTATAATTCACCGGCTCTTATATCTTTTTATAGGTTCAATAAAAAATCAAGATATGGAATACTTAAATAGA from Eucalyptus grandis chloroplast, complete genome harbors:
- the ndhF gene encoding NADH-plastoquinone oxidoreductase subunit 5 (stop codon not determined), coding for MEYTYQYSWIIPFIPLPVPMLIGVGLLLFPTATKNLRRMWAFPSIFLLSIVMILSVYLSIQQINRSFIYQYVWSWTINNDFSFEFGHLIDPLTSIMLILITTVGILVLFYSDNYMSHDQGYLRFFAYMSFFNTSMLGLVTSSNLIQIYIFWELVGMCSYLLIGFWFTRPSAATACQKAFVTNRVGDFGLLLGILGLYWITGSFEFRDLFQILNNLIYNNEVPFLFLTLCAFLLFAGAVAKSAQFPLHVWLPDAMEGPTPISALIHAATMVAAGIFLVARLLPLFIIIPYIMNFISLIGIITVLLGATLALAQKDIKRGLAYSTMSQLGYMMLALGMGSYRAALFHLITHAYSKALLFLGSGSIIHSMEAIVGYSPDKSQNMVLMGGLKKHVPITKTAFLVGTLSLCGIPPLACFWSKDEILNDSWLYSPIFAIIACSTAGLTAFYMFRIYLLTFEGHFNVHFQNYNGQKSSSCYSISLWGKEVPKMIKNHFCLLSLLTMNNNERTSFFSNKTYQIDGNGKNRIRPFITITNFVTKNTFSYPHESDNTMLFSMVILVLFTLFVGVVGIPFAFNQEEIHLDILSKLLNPSINLLHPNSNNSVDWYEFVTNASFSVSIAFFGIFIASFLYKPIYSSLQNLNLLNSFSKRGSNRILGDRIRNGIYDWSYNRGYIDAFYTIPLTQGIRGLAELIHFLDRRLIDGITNGFGLTSFFFGEGIKYVGGGRISSYLLLYLLFVL